The Atribacterota bacterium genome has a segment encoding these proteins:
- a CDS encoding OmpH family outer membrane protein, which translates to MNYNLTARMKKLSKIVIVMVAAIFLGAMFTNSAIAQSVGLVDLAKVTASHPNTEKINQVSQELRTELQTRQEKLNQEGKGLDESELIKLEERFNAEWEPIKQKILAQLQALQAERNSDIVQAIKAVGEKGNYEVIINSEVPVFTGNDMTDYPIILYGGENLTQDVITEIERITAS; encoded by the coding sequence ATGAATTATAACTTAACTGCAAGAATGAAAAAACTTAGTAAGATAGTAATTGTCATGGTGGCTGCAATTTTTTTAGGTGCAATGTTTACCAATAGTGCAATAGCACAGAGTGTTGGATTAGTTGATTTAGCAAAAGTGACTGCAAGCCACCCAAATACTGAAAAGATAAATCAGGTAAGTCAGGAATTAAGAACTGAATTACAAACAAGACAGGAAAAGTTAAATCAGGAAGGCAAAGGGCTTGATGAATCGGAATTAATAAAACTGGAAGAACGCTTTAACGCAGAATGGGAGCCCATAAAACAAAAAATACTTGCACAATTACAGGCTTTGCAGGCAGAGAGAAATTCCGATATTGTTCAAGCTATTAAGGCTGTAGGCGAAAAAGGAAATTATGAGGTGATTATTAACAGCGAAGTTCCTGTATTTACCGGTAATGATATGACAGATTATCCTATTATCCTGTATGGTGGAGAAAATCTTACCCAGGATGTGATTACGGAAATCGAGAGGATTACCGCTTCTTAA